A section of the Elizabethkingia anophelis R26 genome encodes:
- a CDS encoding universal stress protein → MNRIIVATDYSAAGQNAMLYAAEAAAKHNIELVLFHLHNISIHALNAILSVESMDSIFQKAKDNFEDSAYALSQTFGIKVIRYFASGDIYTELSACAETWQAEMLVMGMSDKSLEQQLMGNTTTKVIHRLKIPVLAVPENLHYTPVKNILYACDFDKDISGEFPEKLRDFASVFGAQIEIFTVESALKKLQTDDAVEERKLNMDNGLEGISHYYKNVLSDNVVATIKDEIVNTKVDLLVMVPHKYGFWESVIHRSKTSIMASGSNIPLLSIPVDI, encoded by the coding sequence ATGAACAGAATAATTGTAGCAACAGATTATTCAGCAGCAGGGCAAAATGCAATGCTCTATGCCGCTGAAGCAGCCGCCAAACATAATATAGAGCTTGTCTTATTTCATCTGCATAATATATCTATCCATGCTTTAAATGCAATACTTTCCGTAGAGTCTATGGACAGTATATTTCAGAAGGCTAAAGACAATTTTGAAGATAGTGCCTATGCGCTGTCCCAGACCTTTGGTATTAAAGTCATCCGGTATTTTGCATCTGGTGATATCTATACTGAGCTTTCGGCATGTGCGGAAACCTGGCAGGCAGAGATGCTGGTAATGGGTATGAGTGATAAAAGTCTTGAACAGCAGTTAATGGGAAATACAACAACTAAGGTGATCCATCGTCTGAAGATTCCGGTATTAGCAGTTCCTGAAAATCTGCATTATACACCGGTGAAAAATATACTTTATGCATGTGATTTTGATAAAGATATATCTGGAGAATTTCCCGAAAAACTTCGTGATTTTGCTTCTGTATTCGGAGCTCAGATAGAAATATTCACGGTAGAGTCTGCCTTAAAAAAGCTACAGACAGATGATGCTGTAGAGGAACGAAAACTCAATATGGATAACGGACTGGAGGGTATTAGTCATTATTATAAAAATGTACTTTCCGACAATGTAGTAGCTACTATAAAAGACGAAATAGTGAATACAAAGGTAGATCTACTTGTAATGGTACCACATAAATATGGTTTTTGGGAGTCTGTTATACACAGAAGTAAGACCAGTATTATGGCTTCGGGTAGTAATATTCCGTTATTATCTATACCTGTTGACATATAA
- a CDS encoding porin family protein: protein MKKVLLAVAFTFGIGAISVSAQSIELISTAGINIATQSIKSVSGEKPKVGFQAGLGVNIPVGKDGFSIQPELNYIQKGVAFKPAGASKTNYNLNYLEIPVLLKYSFGPVYVNAGPSIGFRLGQSNKVKEALGKTKSVDFGLQMGLGAAIPAGPGKLIVDGRYNLGLSNISDVKGENIKNRGFVFSLGYAIPIGK, encoded by the coding sequence ATGAAAAAAGTATTATTAGCGGTAGCATTCACATTCGGTATTGGGGCTATTAGTGTAAGTGCACAAAGTATTGAATTAATCTCTACAGCAGGTATTAATATTGCAACACAATCTATAAAAAGTGTTAGTGGCGAAAAACCAAAAGTAGGTTTTCAGGCAGGTTTAGGCGTTAATATTCCTGTAGGAAAAGATGGCTTTTCTATTCAGCCGGAACTTAACTATATACAGAAAGGTGTAGCATTTAAACCAGCAGGAGCCAGCAAGACTAATTACAATCTGAACTATCTGGAAATACCAGTACTATTAAAATACAGCTTTGGACCGGTATATGTAAACGCAGGACCTTCTATTGGCTTCCGTTTGGGACAGAGTAATAAAGTAAAGGAAGCTTTAGGTAAGACAAAAAGTGTTGACTTTGGGTTACAAATGGGATTGGGAGCAGCAATACCGGCAGGTCCAGGTAAGCTAATTGTAGATGGACGATATAATCTAGGGCTAAGCAATATCTCTGATGTAAAAGGAGAAAACATTAAAAACCGTGGATTTGTATTCTCTCTGGGATATGCCATCCCAATCGGTAAGTAA